One Polynucleobacter sp. SHI8 genomic window, TTTAAAACCATTGACACGATTGGTATTTCCTATAACACCTCTCACACCCTCAAGAATGACCACATTACCCTGACCATTTAAGGCTTTAACCAAGGCTTTTCCTGCAGCATTTGCAGTTGAGAAATCATCAGCACCTACCCAATTGACAAAGTTACCACTCTCAGCCCGATCAGTTGCATTGACTACAGGAATTCCTGCATCATTAATTTTTTTTACTCCAGGATTTATCGCTTTGTAATCCACTGGGATTAAAACAATACCCGTTGGTTTTTTTACAATCACATCATCAATTGCACCCAATTGCTCAGGAATACTGTCAGGTTTTGTTGGGACGTAATGTGTTGTTGATGCATTCATCTGCTTAGCAGCTGAGTCTGAACCTAAGCGAAAAGCTTGAAAATATGGATTAGTTTGGTTTTTAGTAAAAACAGCAATTTTTTCACCGTCAGCAAAAGCTTGGCCAGAGGCAAAAGAAAGAAATACAGCGGATGTCAATAAAAATTGATAATTCTTCATGTGTGCAAAGTCTCCTAGTTAATAAGTATAAATTTTTACAACGATATGATGAGGCAATTTAAGAAGAGGCCTTTCTCCTAAAGAGTAAATCTAAAAATACAGAAAGAATAATAATGATGCCCGTTACTAAGGCCTGATAATTCCCATCAATAGTGAGAATATTCATCCCATTTAAAACTAATGTCAATATGAGCGCCCCAATCAAGGTGCCGAACATTGTCCCAACTCCACCAAATAATGAAGTTCCACCAATCAAGACAGCAGCAATTGCTGGCAGAGTTAAGCTTTCGCCTATATCACCTTCAGCAGAATTTAATCGAGCTAAAAAAACCAAGCTTGCCAGTCCTGCCGCCATACCACTTAAGATATACACCAGCATTAAACGACGATTGACGGGAACGCCTGATAAACGAGCCACAATTGGATTGGCTCCTACAGCATAAATTTGTTGACCATATATTGAGTATTTGGTGAAGATAGAACCTAGGATTAAAAAAACACTCATGATATAGATCGGTACCGGTATCCCATATAAATAACCACTGCCAATAAACCGGAATGATTTTTCAAAGCCATTGATGGTAGTACCCGCCATAAA contains:
- a CDS encoding ABC transporter permease: MNNLFQELKNSSQLKNLFFRMLVVVMICIVLSLLTEAFFTTNNLLNVLRQASLLFLMASGLTLVLLTAGIDLSVGANVGMSACVAAVVMTNTGSTTLGFISGIGCGMLIGIGNGLLVTALRLPSFIATYGMLWILHGLTYYFMAGTTINGFEKSFRFIGSGYLYGIPVPIYIMSVFLILGSIFTKYSIYGQQIYAVGANPIVARLSGVPVNRRLMLVYILSGMAAGLASLVFLARLNSAEGDIGESLTLPAIAAVLIGGTSLFGGVGTMFGTLIGALILTLVLNGMNILTIDGNYQALVTGIIIILSVFLDLLFRRKASS
- a CDS encoding sugar ABC transporter substrate-binding protein — translated: MKNYQFLLTSAVFLSFASGQAFADGEKIAVFTKNQTNPYFQAFRLGSDSAAKQMNASTTHYVPTKPDSIPEQLGAIDDVIVKKPTGIVLIPVDYKAINPGVKKINDAGIPVVNATDRAESGNFVNWVGADDFSTANAAGKALVKALNGQGNVVILEGVRGVIGNTNRVNGFKKAIEEAPGIKLLASQPGNYQRLQGLQVMENLLQTYPKIDGVMAANDAMASGAIEALEGANRKALIVGINGSKEAVEAIKAGKMLASGDAAPFYQGCFATMSLIRSIRNLPVPKEIVFPPMVVEKATLANYDVAPDKQTCPAWSTIVK